CCGCAGCGGCGGCCACGCAAGCATCGACCGCGGCCGTGCAGGCCGCGGTGGCGTCGGTGGCCGCCGAGGCACCCGTCGCGGCGTCCGCCGTCATTGCGTCGTCCTGGTCAGGAGCGAAAGCCTCGTGTAGCTCGGTCGCACTCAAGCGCTCCGGAAAGTCGACCTCCGTCAGCTCGTCGAGCGACGATGACGACAACAGCTTCCAATACATCAGCTCCAGCGCGGGCCGCTGCGTGCAAGTGGCCGTGTGGGGCCACGTCGAATTCTCATCGGACGAGCGTGAGATACAGCGCGTGAGTCGCGACGGGCGAATCTACATTCGCGAGCGGCGTCCCAACGTCGATCGCGAAGTCGAGGTTACTCCGGGAGACGACGCCGAGCCTCGTTATGCTTATCGGGTTGATGGTGAGAGCGCGGGCTTTGACGACGACGCACGGGCGTGGCTCGGCGATCTGCTGCCGCAGATCCTCCGCGAGAGTGGTCTCAACGCCCCCTCGCGCGTCGCGCGCATCCGACGCGGCGGCGGTGTGCCCGCGGTGCTCGCGGATATCTCGCGAACGGAGAGCACGAGCGCTAAACGCGCGGCGTATGATGCGCTTCTGCACGAAGGCAACCTTTCGGAGGACGATCTGGCGAAGATCGCTCGTCAGGCGGGCGATGACCTGTCATCGAGCGACGGCGAGCTCGCCGCCGTGCTGGGCGAAGTCGGAAAGATGGGTCGTGGCTCGTCGACGATGGCGGAGGCGTTCGGCAACGCCGTGGAACATATGAGCTCGGATGGCGAGAAACGCGAGCTGCTCCAGCAGTACGCGCTCAAGGGCGATCGCGAGATGCTCTGCATCGCGGCGCGGCAGGCGAAGTCGATCTCCAGCGACGGCGAGAAATCGGAATTCCTGAAGGCGACGGCGAACTCGTATCTGGCCAACGATGACGAGACGCTGCGCAAGCTGTTCTTCGACGTCGTCCAGACGATTTCCTCGGATGGGGAACGACACGAGGTGCTGAATGGCGCGCTTCCATTTGCGCAGCGCCCGGCCGTGCTCCTCGGCGTGCTGGAGTCGGCGAAAGACATCAGCTCCGACGGCGAAAAGAGCGAACTGCTCGTCACGATCCTTCGCAAGCGCCTCATCACGAACCAGGCGCTGAAGGATGTGTTCATGAAGATCACCCGCTCACTCTCCTCCGACGCGGAATATCGCCGCGTGATGGAGGCGGCTCTCACTTCTTGAGGCTGCCGTATGAAGCGACATCGCGCCGCCTGACCGCGGCGCGATGTTTGTTCAGGGGACGCTCGGCGCGCTTTGCTTACGCCGCGAGCGCCTCTCGCACCTTCCGAATCAGCGTCTCGAACGTGAAGGGCTTGTCGAGGAAGATCGAGCCCGGTTCCATGACGCTCTGCCGTAGCACCGCATCTTCGGTGTAGCCGGACATGAAGAGCACACGCGACGTGGGACTCACGATGCGCAGCCGCGACGCGAGCTCGCGACCACCCATTTCCGGCATCACGAGATCGGTGAGAACGAGGGCGATGGGCTCCTGGCGGCGCTCCATGACCCGCAGCGCCTCGACGCCGTTCGACGCCTCGACCACGGTGTATCCGTTGCGCTCGAGAATCCGCTTGGCGATGCGACGCACGTTCGGCTCGTCTTCGACAAGGAGAATTCTATCCGGACCGCCCGGGAGCTGCGGCATCACCTCGCGATCGACTTCGGCGGCGTTAGGCGTTCCAGAGACGGCCGGCAGGTAAACCTTGAACGTCGTGCCGCGCTCGATCTCGCTGTAAACCCACACGTAACCGCCGGACTGCTTCACGATGCCGTACACGGTCGAGAGGCCCAACCCAGTGCCCTGACCGACGGGCTTCGTCGTGAAGAAGGGCTCGAAGATGTGGGCCTGCGTTGACTTGTCCATTCCCTTGCCGGTATCGCTGACCGACAACAGCACGTACGGTCCGGGCGCGGCGTTCGCGTGCATAGGCCCGTAGCCTTCGCCGAGCATGACGTTGGAGGTCTGGAGCGAGATGCGGCCGCCGCGCGTCATCGAGTCGCGGGCATTCACGACGAGATTCACGATCACTTGCTCGAGCTGGCCGGCGTCCGCGTTCACGAGCGCCAGCTGTGGATCGAAGTGCGTCACGAGTTGGATGTCCTCGCGTAGCAGGCGCCGCAGCATCTTTTCGAGATTACCCGTGAGCGCATTCAGATCGAGCACATTTGGCTGCAGCACTTGCCGGCGGCTGAACGCCAGCAGCTGCCGTGTGAGGCTCGATGCGCGATTGGCGGCATTGAGTATTTCCTGAACGTCGGTCGCGTGCGGACTCTCGCGTGGAAGGTCGGCCATGACCATCGCGCCGTAGCTCGTGATGACGGTCAGAAGGTTGTTGAAGTCGTGGGCGATGCCACCGGCGAGCTGGCCGACTGCTTCCATTTTCTGCGCCTGCTGCAGCTGAGCCTCGAGGCCACGACGCTCGGTAGTCTCGGCCACGAACATTCCGACGCCGATCGGCGGTCCCTCGGCCACGACGACAGGGAAAAAGCTCGCCCGCAGCTGCCGATCGTTCCCGCCGTTGCGATCGGGGCCGCGCACCAGCTCGACGTCAACGATCGCCTTCCGCTCGTCGAGCACTCGATGGAGGAGCTGCTCGCGGTCTTCGCCAAGCTCGGGCTGGAATTCGCTCGCGGGCCGCCCCAGGTGCGCGGTGCATGTTTGTCCGTTGAGCTGCGCGAGCGCTTCATTGACGCGGAGATAGCGGAGCTCCCGGTCGAGAAGAGCGAAGCCAATTGGCGCGCTGGCGAGTACGACGTCCAGCAACGTGAGCGTATTCTCCCGTTCGCGCGCGGCCGCCTCCACCTTGTCCGCCATCGCATCGAACGAGGTCGCCAGGAGCCCGAGCTCATTCTGAGCCGTTACGCTCGTTCGTCGGGAGTAATCGCCTTCGGCGATGCCCTGCGCTGCGCGCGCGATGTCATCGAGCGGTCGCGTGATCGAGCGACTCATCGCCCATGCAGCGAGGGAGCCCAGAGCGATCATGAGAAGCGCGATGGCGAGCGCACCGTAAATGAATTGCCGCGCGGGCGCGATGGCGATGTGCCGCGGAATCTCGATGGTGACGAGCCAGGGTGTCGAGGCGACTGCACCCGTCGCGCCGAGCTGAATCGATTGGCCACGCCGATATTCACTCGGCTCGTCTCGCAGCGTGGCATTAGGCGGCGCCGCCACCTCGCCGGAGAGATCCGTCCAGAGGCTGCCGTCTGCATTGCCAAGGAGGAATGAGGCGCCAGAGCCGATGATGTCGCGAACGAACTGCAGCGACTGTCCGGTGCCGAGCCGTCGCGACTCGACGAAGTAGCCAACCGTTGCCGTTCCGGCCAGGACCGGCGCGACGACGTCGTAGACGACGAGGTGTTGCTGAATACGCAGAGGACCGACCCAGGCGCGAAGGTTCGTCCCGGTGAGCGAATCTGATGGAGCAAGCTCGGGCAAGCTCGATCGTCCCGCATCATTCGGCTGTACTGTGAAACGGAGGCCTTCTCTCGACCACAGGGAGCGGGAGAGGACCTGCGGCATTCGCGCGAGGTCCGCGCGCAGAAAACGATCGACGTTGGCCCGATTCTGGGGCGTCTCGCGCCGTAGGAAGGCCACGACGTTCGAATCCGCAGCGAAGGTTCGCGCACCGTGCCGGAGCGTGAGCACCGACTCGTGCAGCATCCCCCCTACCTGCTGCACGGCGTTGGCGACGCGCTGTCCAGTAGCAGTGAGCATGGCGCGCTCGACCTCGTCGTAGCCGAAGCCGGAGAGAATGGCGACGACGACGACCACGAGCGCGGAGATGAAGATGGGCAGCTTGCGACGAAGCGGCTGCTGCGAGAAGAAAGACGGCACGATACAGGTTCTTGAGCTGCCGAATCGCGGCGGTTACACGACTCCTAAACGACTACCGAGCCGGGGGTACAGTCACGACGTCGATGCGTGAAGGCAAAACGGTTCGGGCTGCAAAGAAATGATGACGTGCGTGCCGCGCGCCTTCGCTACGGTGCCTGCGTGCTGGCCACCATTCGCTCCGCCGGGGTCATTGGCATCGATGCTTACGACGTCTCCGTCGAGGTCGACTGCGCACGCGGTCTGCCGCAATTCGCGATCGTCGGGTTGCCGGCGGGGTCGGTGAAGGAGAGCCGAGAGCGGGTCTCCGCGGCCATCGTGAATTCCGGGTTTCTGCTCCCAGCGCGACGGACGACGGTGAACCTCGCGCCCGCGGACCGGCGGAAAGACGGCACGGGTTTCGACCTCCCGATCGCATTAGGAGTGCTCGTAGCAACGGGACAGCTCCTCCCCGAAAGCGTCGCCGGCATCGCCGCGATTGGCGAGCTGGCCCTCGATGGCGCAATCCGACCCGTGCGCGGTGTACTGCCGATTGCGCGGCGCGTTGCCCATGAGCGCAAGACCACGCTCGTGGTGCCGCGAGGGAACGTTCGAGAGGCGCAGCTCGTGAGCGACGCCCGCCTCGCCGCTCCACCAACGCTGGGCGAGCTGGTGCTGCAACTGCGCCACCGCCGCCTCGAGACGCCCGATCCGGTGCCTAACGAATCGGTGACTGTCGCCGACATACCCGACCTCTGCGAGGTCATCGGTCAGGAAGCGGCGAAGCGCGCGCTCGAAATCGCGGCCGCAGGCGATCATGGTCTCCTTCTCATCGGTCCGCCCGGAGCAGGGAAGACGATGCTGGCGCGCTGCATGCCGGGACTTCTCCCTGCGCTCAGCGGCAGCGAGGCACTGGAGGTGATTGCCGTGCACTCAGTCGCCGGACTCCTTCTGCCGGAGCGCGCGCCCTCCGTCGTACGGCCATTTCGCGCGCCGCACCACACGATCTCGACAGCGGGCCTGGTCGGCGGCAGCTCACCGCCGCGGCCCGGAGAAGTCTCGCTCGCCCACCTCGGCGTGCTCTTTCTCGACGAGATGCTGGAGTTTCCGCGACACACACTCGACGCGCTGCGGCAGCCTCTCGAGGATGGACATGTCGTGATCGCTCGGGCGGCGGGGAGTGTGCGCTATCCCGCGCGATTCACCTTGATTGGAGCGATGAACCCCTGTCCCTGCGGCCGCGCCGGCGACCCGTTGCACCGTTGCACCTGCGCCGCCGCCGACGTCGTTCGCTACCGCGCCCGACTCTCCGGACCGCTCATCGATCGCATCGATCTGAACGTGAACGTGAAAGCCGTTCCCGTTAGGCAGCTCGCTGCCCGCGACGAGCGCGAAGGGACGCTCGCGGCGCGAGCGCGCGTCGAACGAGCGCGCGCCCGTCAGCGGACGCGCTACGCGCCGCTGGGATGGCCGCAAGCCAACGGGCGAGCGCCTGGCCGCTGGCTCCAGAGCTCGACGCCAATAGAACCGGATGCAAGAGAGCTACTGGCAACGGCCGCCGAGCGGCTCGGACTATCGGCGCGCGCCTTTCACCGCGTGTTGCGCGTCGCGCGAACGATCGCGGACCTCGACGAGGACGATGTCACTCAGCCCGCGCACGTCGCCGAAGCGCTGCGCTTTCGCCCCGTGTCGTCGCGGGAGCTCGACGAGCCCTCCGCGCGATCGGCCTAGCGCGGGCGCTGCGTGGCGGCCCAGCTTCGGGGTGCCTCGTCGCATTTCGGCACTCGCAGCGGTTGGCCGGTGCTCGGGTCGGTCGGCGGAACACGGCGAGTTCGCGAGACGGTCGTCGGATCCTCTGCGGCCTGATACGCGAACATCGCGACGAGCGTCGCGTTTCGCTTCACCTCGTCGAAGTCGACCTTGTCGTAGGTGTCGCGGTTGGTGTGCCACGTGTAGTCGGTGTACGACCAATCCGAGGACGTGAGGAAGAACGCCGGCGCATCGCGGCAATCGAAGGCGTCACTGTCGGTGCTCTCGTTGTGCGCGACGCCTGGCAGCATGAGCGTGACGTTGCGAGTGAGATCCGCCGGCATGCGCGCCATCCACCGCGCGAGGAAAGACGCCCCGTCCACGAAGCCATTCGTCTGCACGGTGTCGATCTCACCCGTGCCATTATCCTGATTGAAGAGTGCCTGAAGTCCCTTCACGATGTCGGCGTGATCCGTGGCGAAGGCCGAGGAGCCGATATCACCCTCTTCCTCGCCGCTCCAGTGGCCGACGAGAATCGTGCGCCGTGGGCGTGGATACGCCGTCTTGAGAATGCGCATCGCCTCGAGCATGGTGATGGTGCCGGTGCCGTTGTCCGTTGCGCCGCTGCCCGCGTCCCATGAATCGAGGTGCGCCGACAGCATGACGTATTCGTTAGGCACCGTGCCCTCGATGCGCGCGATGGTGTTGAATACGGGGGATTCAGCGGAAGCAAGATGCGACTCGGCAACGGCATGCACGCGAGGATGCTGGCCATTCTCGGCGAGCCGCGCGAGGAGGCTGTAGTCCTCACAGGAGACGTCAAACGATGGAACGGTTTGCACCCGCGCCGACTGGATCTTGTCGACGCCCCAGCCACGCGACCACGAGTTCGTGAGAACGCCCGCGACGCCTGCGTGCTCGAGCATCGTCAGAATCGAGCGCGGATTCACGTGCGCCGCGGAGAAACGGGCCGCCCACGCGGCGCCGGCACTGTCCCGCAGCGCGCGAGCGTGGTGATACACGCCCGAATCTGCCCAGAAGTGAATATCCGAGTCCGGCCGACAGGTTGGTTGCGGCATCGACGCGAGCACCAGCTTCCCTCGCACGCCGGCAAGCCATCTGGTGAAGCCGCTGTCATTCTCAGCGGCGCGCGGGATGATCACCACATCCGACGTCACGCCGTTCGGTGGTGTCGCGGCGCTCCAGGCATGCATCGTCGCCTCGAGCACGCGCGTGCGCGGCGCCACGAGCGTGAGGCTGCTCGCACCGCGGGTCCAGTCGCGCCAGGTTCCGTACTGCTCGTTCTTCGCGTCGATTCCCCATGATTTGTATGTGCGCAGCAACCAGTCGTTCGCGGCGCGATTCGCGGGTGAGCCCGTGAGACGGGGACCGATGGAGTCCATCAACACCTGGGCGAGCCGGCTCGCCTGGGAGCGATGCATGCCTTCGTCGTAGATCCGCTGGACGACGGGATCACCAGTCGGGTTGTCCTGCGCCAGCACCGCGCGCGTAGGGAGAAACAGCGCGAGTGTAACAACAGTCGAGAATCGGAGGGGTTGTCGCATGCACCGACGTTACCCGGCGAAGATCACTTCTCGCCAGTGGCGCAGACCGATCGCGCGGGACTTCTGCATCGGAGCTACTTTCTTCGCCCCGAATGGTGCGAACCCATGACCTCCGAGTCAGAGGATTCCCGTAAGACGTCTCGCGTCGCTCTTCGTGCGGCGATCTTCATCGTACTGATGCCGGGCGCGATCGGAGGATGGATTCCGTATCTCATCGCTGGCGGCCATTCCCGAATTCCGGTGTGGACGGCGGACCGAGTGCTCGGCGTCGTGCTTTTCGTTGTCGGTTGGTCGATTCTTCTGTGGTGCACGTTCGAGTTCGTTCAACGCGGACGCGGAACGCCGTCGCCGAACAGCGCTCCGGTGG
The genomic region above belongs to Gemmatimonadaceae bacterium and contains:
- a CDS encoding ATP-binding protein, encoding MPSFFSQQPLRRKLPIFISALVVVVVAILSGFGYDEVERAMLTATGQRVANAVQQVGGMLHESVLTLRHGARTFAADSNVVAFLRRETPQNRANVDRFLRADLARMPQVLSRSLWSREGLRFTVQPNDAGRSSLPELAPSDSLTGTNLRAWVGPLRIQQHLVVYDVVAPVLAGTATVGYFVESRRLGTGQSLQFVRDIIGSGASFLLGNADGSLWTDLSGEVAAPPNATLRDEPSEYRRGQSIQLGATGAVASTPWLVTIEIPRHIAIAPARQFIYGALAIALLMIALGSLAAWAMSRSITRPLDDIARAAQGIAEGDYSRRTSVTAQNELGLLATSFDAMADKVEAAARERENTLTLLDVVLASAPIGFALLDRELRYLRVNEALAQLNGQTCTAHLGRPASEFQPELGEDREQLLHRVLDERKAIVDVELVRGPDRNGGNDRQLRASFFPVVVAEGPPIGVGMFVAETTERRGLEAQLQQAQKMEAVGQLAGGIAHDFNNLLTVITSYGAMVMADLPRESPHATDVQEILNAANRASSLTRQLLAFSRRQVLQPNVLDLNALTGNLEKMLRRLLREDIQLVTHFDPQLALVNADAGQLEQVIVNLVVNARDSMTRGGRISLQTSNVMLGEGYGPMHANAAPGPYVLLSVSDTGKGMDKSTQAHIFEPFFTTKPVGQGTGLGLSTVYGIVKQSGGYVWVYSEIERGTTFKVYLPAVSGTPNAAEVDREVMPQLPGGPDRILLVEDEPNVRRIAKRILERNGYTVVEASNGVEALRVMERRQEPIALVLTDLVMPEMGGRELASRLRIVSPTSRVLFMSGYTEDAVLRQSVMEPGSIFLDKPFTFETLIRKVREALAA
- a CDS encoding YifB family Mg chelatase-like AAA ATPase, translating into MKAKRFGLQRNDDVRAARLRYGACVLATIRSAGVIGIDAYDVSVEVDCARGLPQFAIVGLPAGSVKESRERVSAAIVNSGFLLPARRTTVNLAPADRRKDGTGFDLPIALGVLVATGQLLPESVAGIAAIGELALDGAIRPVRGVLPIARRVAHERKTTLVVPRGNVREAQLVSDARLAAPPTLGELVLQLRHRRLETPDPVPNESVTVADIPDLCEVIGQEAAKRALEIAAAGDHGLLLIGPPGAGKTMLARCMPGLLPALSGSEALEVIAVHSVAGLLLPERAPSVVRPFRAPHHTISTAGLVGGSSPPRPGEVSLAHLGVLFLDEMLEFPRHTLDALRQPLEDGHVVIARAAGSVRYPARFTLIGAMNPCPCGRAGDPLHRCTCAAADVVRYRARLSGPLIDRIDLNVNVKAVPVRQLAARDEREGTLAARARVERARARQRTRYAPLGWPQANGRAPGRWLQSSTPIEPDARELLATAAERLGLSARAFHRVLRVARTIADLDEDDVTQPAHVAEALRFRPVSSRELDEPSARSA
- a CDS encoding M28 family peptidase; its protein translation is MRQPLRFSTVVTLALFLPTRAVLAQDNPTGDPVVQRIYDEGMHRSQASRLAQVLMDSIGPRLTGSPANRAANDWLLRTYKSWGIDAKNEQYGTWRDWTRGASSLTLVAPRTRVLEATMHAWSAATPPNGVTSDVVIIPRAAENDSGFTRWLAGVRGKLVLASMPQPTCRPDSDIHFWADSGVYHHARALRDSAGAAWAARFSAAHVNPRSILTMLEHAGVAGVLTNSWSRGWGVDKIQSARVQTVPSFDVSCEDYSLLARLAENGQHPRVHAVAESHLASAESPVFNTIARIEGTVPNEYVMLSAHLDSWDAGSGATDNGTGTITMLEAMRILKTAYPRPRRTILVGHWSGEEEGDIGSSAFATDHADIVKGLQALFNQDNGTGEIDTVQTNGFVDGASFLARWMARMPADLTRNVTLMLPGVAHNESTDSDAFDCRDAPAFFLTSSDWSYTDYTWHTNRDTYDKVDFDEVKRNATLVAMFAYQAAEDPTTVSRTRRVPPTDPSTGQPLRVPKCDEAPRSWAATQRPR
- a CDS encoding isoprenylcysteine carboxylmethyltransferase family protein, with product MTSESEDSRKTSRVALRAAIFIVLMPGAIGGWIPYLIAGGHSRIPVWTADRVLGVVLFVVGWSILLWCTFEFVQRGRGTPSPNSAPVELVTTGLFCFVRNPMYVGVVTAISGIALARHSWSAGVYGATVAVAFHLRVVLYEEPRLTREFGDAYLTYRERVNRWIPGPGSRNPS